The proteins below are encoded in one region of Aeromonas jandaei:
- a CDS encoding YciN family protein, whose amino-acid sequence MQPQKELITETALLEMANKIIKEHEDFIHGMRADSVEQKGDILVFKGEFFLAEDGTPTGKTMAVFNMFKLLAQQLSGKYKLS is encoded by the coding sequence ATGCAACCACAGAAAGAGCTGATCACCGAGACTGCCCTGCTGGAGATGGCCAACAAGATCATCAAGGAACACGAAGATTTCATCCACGGCATGCGCGCCGACTCGGTGGAGCAGAAGGGGGATATTCTGGTGTTCAAGGGGGAGTTCTTCCTCGCCGAAGATGGCACCCCGACCGGCAAGACCATGGCAGTGTTCAACATGTTCAAGCTGCTGGCCCAGCAACTCTCCGGCAAGTACAAGCTGAGCTGA
- a CDS encoding MATE family efflux transporter: MNYWQAILKQTTDREFMTRLWRLALPVSLQSMMFSLLGLIDIMMVSQLGTTAVAAVGLGNRVFFFNLLVTAGLAGGVSVLAAQYYGRGEMAGVRRSLALALVGALLVALPFALVYVLAPGDVLGFASQDPELRALADQFLMITGATILCTAVVVPLESALRSVGNAAAPTRIGIIAIIANVILNYALIFGHFGFEPMGVAGSAWGTTISRLLQTVLLLIYVQRNEARLVPRKADWLAAFRRKEVVRFTLIALPLLFHDGLWAFGMLLYGFLYAHLGTDSLAIMTTLSTLESILISLFFGLAVACSTLLGHRLGAEEYEVAWQHSQLFLLLAPIGGLLVGIAVWLLQTNLLQWVGNLPPELMAEAGQVLGIMCFGMLLKVFNMVGIIGVLRSGGDVNYTIFIDIVGMWCIGLPLAWVAVSLLGWPLSWVVAVVLLEEISKMVLVQRRIRQRRWLKNLVMG, from the coding sequence ATGAATTATTGGCAAGCGATTTTAAAACAAACCACCGATCGCGAGTTCATGACCCGATTGTGGCGGCTGGCCCTGCCGGTTTCGCTGCAATCCATGATGTTCTCCCTGCTTGGTCTCATCGATATCATGATGGTGAGCCAGCTTGGCACCACGGCTGTGGCGGCAGTCGGCTTGGGTAACCGGGTCTTCTTCTTCAATCTGCTGGTGACAGCGGGCCTCGCAGGCGGGGTCTCGGTGTTGGCAGCACAATATTACGGCCGCGGCGAGATGGCCGGGGTACGCCGGTCACTGGCACTGGCGCTGGTCGGCGCCCTGCTGGTGGCGCTGCCGTTTGCCCTTGTATATGTGCTCGCACCGGGCGACGTGCTCGGATTTGCCAGCCAGGATCCCGAGCTGCGCGCGCTGGCCGACCAGTTTCTGATGATCACCGGCGCCACCATCCTCTGCACCGCCGTGGTGGTGCCGCTGGAGTCGGCGCTGCGCTCGGTCGGCAATGCCGCCGCCCCCACCCGGATCGGCATCATCGCCATCATTGCCAACGTCATCCTCAACTACGCCCTCATCTTCGGCCACTTCGGCTTCGAGCCGATGGGCGTCGCCGGCTCTGCCTGGGGCACCACTATTTCCCGGCTGCTGCAGACGGTGCTGCTGCTCATCTATGTGCAGCGCAACGAGGCTCGCCTCGTGCCGCGCAAGGCTGACTGGCTGGCAGCATTTCGGCGCAAGGAGGTGGTGCGCTTTACCCTGATCGCCCTGCCGCTGCTGTTTCATGACGGCCTCTGGGCGTTCGGCATGCTGCTCTACGGCTTTCTCTATGCCCATCTTGGCACCGATTCGCTGGCCATCATGACGACCCTGAGCACGCTGGAGAGCATCCTCATCTCCCTCTTCTTCGGGCTGGCGGTGGCCTGCTCCACCCTGCTCGGTCACCGGCTTGGCGCCGAGGAGTACGAGGTCGCCTGGCAGCACTCCCAGCTCTTCCTGCTGCTCGCCCCCATCGGCGGCCTGCTGGTGGGGATCGCCGTCTGGCTGCTGCAGACCAACCTGCTGCAGTGGGTCGGCAACCTGCCTCCCGAGCTGATGGCCGAGGCGGGTCAGGTGCTCGGCATCATGTGCTTTGGCATGCTGCTCAAGGTGTTCAACATGGTGGGGATCATCGGGGTGCTGCGCTCGGGTGGCGACGTCAACTACACCATCTTCATCGATATCGTCGGCATGTGGTGTATCGGCTTGCCGCTGGCGTGGGTGGCGGTCTCTCTGCTCGGCTGGCCCCTCTCCTGGGTAGTAGCGGTGGTGCTGCTGGAGGAGATCAGCAAGATGGTGCTGGTGCAACGCCGCATTCGCCAGCGCCGCTGGCTGAAGAATCTGGTGATGGGCTAA
- a CDS encoding helix-turn-helix transcriptional regulator, with the protein MPFVSECLEIAPSCDERMLGREGLPLLGEAGIFLTGLSTIREHYLIRRNRPEFHILMASHSEGGALLTDRGEQPVPNGSLIFLPAAVPGGLKLVGEQWQMSWILLDDVPRWQHLHRLGHRIWQGDGGDQLHHLLSLIQLEGVRSPLQPLLLTLLLALLERTLQGEVRGTPELRLQALFRRVEARLDEPWSVAQLADQMACSVPHLHRLCQQHFGMGPMARVTELRMNKARQLLLYTNWPLSELAARVGYSDGANFANSFRRLTGQTPGAFRRLGRKPFATDMQTL; encoded by the coding sequence ATGCCCTTTGTCAGCGAGTGTCTGGAGATAGCGCCCTCCTGCGATGAGCGGATGCTGGGGCGCGAAGGGCTGCCGCTGCTCGGCGAGGCCGGTATCTTTCTGACCGGCCTCTCGACCATTCGGGAGCACTACCTCATTCGCCGCAATCGGCCCGAGTTTCACATTCTGATGGCGAGCCACAGTGAGGGGGGGGCACTGCTTACCGACCGGGGCGAGCAGCCTGTCCCGAATGGTTCGCTCATCTTTTTACCCGCCGCCGTGCCCGGCGGCCTCAAGCTGGTGGGGGAGCAGTGGCAGATGAGCTGGATTTTGCTCGATGACGTGCCGCGCTGGCAGCATCTACACCGGCTTGGTCATCGTATCTGGCAGGGGGATGGCGGTGATCAGCTTCATCATCTGCTCAGCCTGATCCAGCTCGAAGGGGTTCGTTCCCCGCTCCAGCCCCTGCTGCTCACTCTGCTGCTGGCTCTGCTGGAGCGCACCCTGCAGGGAGAGGTGCGTGGCACGCCGGAGCTGCGCCTGCAGGCGCTGTTTCGCCGGGTCGAGGCACGCCTCGACGAACCCTGGAGCGTGGCCCAGCTCGCTGACCAGATGGCCTGCTCGGTGCCCCATCTGCACCGCCTCTGTCAGCAACACTTTGGCATGGGGCCGATGGCGAGGGTGACCGAGCTCAGAATGAACAAGGCGCGTCAGCTGCTGCTCTACACCAACTGGCCGCTCAGCGAGCTGGCCGCCCGGGTCGGTTATAGCGATGGCGCCAACTTTGCCAACTCGTTTCGACGCCTGACTGGTCAGACCCCGGGTGCATTTCGTCGACTCGGTCGCAAACCTTTTGCAACGGATATGCAAACTCTTTGA
- a CDS encoding alpha/beta fold hydrolase, translating to MHDVRYTPSRIRMRCVSRSAGKYNWLLLPGGPGLGSESLQMLAEQLTVNGTVWLIDLPGDGSNTDMIDHTTAYERWPDVLIEAADALPNPVFIGHSTGGMYLLSVSELATRLAGLVLISSAPSARWQADFASMCEQHPLPESETAAQAFSREPNVATLRALVMASAPWNFSTHTLAMGRAMLASLPFNLAAMSWSADHFDETYEARWWPATIPVLIISGGDDRVVAQQQWQDPRYQGDNVRQVTIPNAGHFPWYEAPDEVMEAIIQFDRSLSQ from the coding sequence ATGCATGACGTGCGTTATACCCCCTCCCGCATTCGCATGAGATGCGTCTCGCGCTCGGCAGGCAAATACAACTGGCTGCTGCTTCCAGGTGGTCCGGGGCTCGGCTCGGAAAGCCTGCAGATGCTGGCAGAGCAGCTGACGGTCAACGGCACAGTCTGGCTAATTGATCTGCCCGGCGATGGCAGCAATACCGACATGATCGATCATACGACTGCGTACGAGCGCTGGCCGGATGTACTCATAGAAGCTGCCGATGCACTTCCCAACCCCGTTTTCATTGGTCATTCAACCGGTGGCATGTATCTGCTCTCGGTATCTGAACTGGCTACGCGGCTGGCTGGGCTGGTGTTGATAAGCTCGGCCCCCTCTGCTCGCTGGCAGGCCGACTTTGCAAGCATGTGTGAACAGCACCCCTTGCCCGAGAGCGAGACTGCCGCGCAAGCTTTTTCCCGCGAACCAAATGTCGCGACCCTCAGGGCGCTCGTCATGGCAAGTGCTCCCTGGAACTTTTCGACGCACACGTTGGCCATGGGGCGGGCCATGCTAGCGAGCCTCCCCTTCAACCTTGCGGCCATGAGCTGGTCGGCAGACCACTTTGATGAAACGTACGAAGCCCGCTGGTGGCCAGCGACTATCCCGGTGCTTATTATTTCCGGTGGTGATGATCGAGTAGTCGCTCAGCAGCAGTGGCAGGATCCCCGCTATCAGGGGGATAACGTTCGGCAGGTAACCATCCCCAACGCAGGCCATTTCCCTTGGTATGAAGCACCAGATGAGGTCATGGAAGCAATCATTCAGTTCGATCGCTCACTATCGCAATAA
- the ompA gene encoding porin OmpA has protein sequence MKINMAPTLIALALAAAATTAQAADDWYGGMGAGWAYAHNLDDFGKDADKDATALNLFGGYNFNQNFAAELGYLYAGKAGVDGTDFKAQGGTLSGIARLPLGDIFSVFAEGGAYFNHVNGNGNDANGTAPLAGLGLTAKLSDLIDVQARYRYLWNLGDEQKTWESDMSVATLELVLHPNRTSYVAPVAAPAPEPVPEPVVVDKNFALSSDVLFAFGKSSLKPEGVAALNTLYQQIVDVQPKDGSAVVVGYTDRIGSDAYNLKLSEARARTVADFLVGKGLPAGKVSIEGRGEANPVTGTQCDGIKAKAKLIACLAPDRRVEVRVTGVQQVTK, from the coding sequence ATGAAAATCAACATGGCACCAACTCTGATTGCACTGGCGCTCGCCGCAGCAGCTACCACGGCCCAGGCCGCCGATGACTGGTACGGCGGTATGGGCGCAGGCTGGGCCTATGCCCACAATCTCGACGATTTCGGCAAAGATGCCGACAAGGATGCTACCGCACTGAACCTGTTCGGTGGCTACAACTTCAACCAGAACTTCGCCGCCGAGCTGGGCTATCTCTACGCTGGCAAAGCTGGCGTAGACGGTACCGACTTCAAGGCTCAGGGGGGCACTTTATCCGGTATCGCTCGCCTGCCGCTGGGCGATATCTTCTCCGTATTCGCTGAAGGTGGCGCCTACTTCAACCACGTCAACGGTAACGGCAACGACGCCAACGGCACTGCGCCGCTGGCAGGCCTGGGGCTGACAGCCAAGCTCTCCGACCTCATCGATGTGCAGGCTCGCTACCGCTACCTGTGGAATCTGGGTGACGAGCAGAAAACCTGGGAGAGCGACATGAGCGTCGCCACCCTGGAGCTGGTGCTGCACCCCAACCGGACATCTTATGTCGCACCGGTTGCCGCTCCGGCCCCCGAGCCCGTTCCCGAGCCCGTAGTCGTCGACAAGAACTTTGCCCTGAGCTCTGACGTGCTGTTTGCCTTTGGCAAATCCAGCCTCAAGCCAGAAGGTGTCGCAGCGCTCAATACCCTGTATCAACAGATCGTCGACGTGCAGCCGAAAGATGGCAGCGCCGTGGTGGTCGGTTATACCGACCGCATCGGCTCCGATGCCTACAACCTGAAGCTCTCCGAAGCCCGTGCCCGCACCGTGGCCGACTTCCTGGTGGGCAAGGGTCTGCCGGCTGGCAAGGTCTCCATTGAGGGTCGTGGCGAGGCTAACCCGGTTACCGGCACCCAGTGCGACGGCATCAAGGCCAAGGCCAAACTGATCGCCTGTCTGGCCCCGGATCGCCGCGTCGAAGTGCGCGTCACCGGCGTCCAGCAAGTAACCAAGTAA
- a CDS encoding OmpA family protein, translated as MMKMAPSLIAITMAALGATAAHAADDIYFGAGVGAAHFNGLNKLESTNVGEEDAAAANAFVGYNFNENFGTEFGYQYAGRGNTDGNRYENQGATLSGIARLPLGGDFSAFAEGGAYWAHTDGLGVSDTKVSPLAGLGVTYKVNDALDLQARYRYMWDVADLHADNGDRYKSNQSVATLEAVYHPFRSSYVAPAPAPVVEEAPAPVAPQIVEKNFALNSDVLFAFGKDSLKPEGVAALNALYQQIVEFQPKDGNAVVVGYTDRIGSDAYNQKLSEARARTVANFLVSKGMAASKVAIEGRGEANPVTGTKCNGVKAKAQLISCLAPDRRVEVRVSGVQEVQK; from the coding sequence ATGATGAAAATGGCTCCTTCCCTGATTGCCATCACCATGGCTGCTCTGGGTGCCACCGCTGCTCACGCCGCTGACGACATCTACTTCGGTGCCGGTGTTGGTGCTGCTCACTTCAACGGTCTGAACAAGCTCGAAAGCACCAACGTTGGTGAAGAAGATGCTGCTGCAGCCAACGCATTCGTCGGTTACAACTTCAACGAAAACTTCGGTACCGAGTTCGGCTACCAGTACGCTGGTCGTGGCAACACCGACGGCAACCGTTACGAGAACCAGGGCGCCACCCTGTCCGGTATCGCTCGTCTGCCGCTGGGCGGCGACTTCTCTGCCTTTGCTGAAGGCGGCGCCTACTGGGCTCACACCGATGGTCTGGGCGTAAGCGACACCAAAGTATCCCCGCTGGCTGGCCTGGGCGTGACCTACAAGGTTAACGACGCACTGGATCTGCAAGCTCGCTACCGCTACATGTGGGACGTGGCTGACCTGCACGCTGACAACGGTGACCGTTACAAGTCCAACCAGAGCGTTGCTACTCTGGAAGCCGTATACCACCCGTTCCGTTCTTCCTACGTAGCCCCGGCTCCGGCTCCGGTTGTTGAAGAAGCACCGGCTCCGGTTGCTCCGCAAATCGTTGAGAAAAACTTCGCTCTGAACTCCGACGTCCTGTTCGCCTTCGGCAAAGACAGCCTGAAGCCGGAAGGTGTTGCAGCCCTGAACGCTCTGTACCAGCAGATCGTTGAGTTCCAGCCGAAAGATGGCAACGCTGTTGTTGTTGGTTACACCGACCGTATCGGTTCCGACGCTTACAACCAGAAGCTGTCTGAAGCACGTGCCCGCACCGTTGCCAACTTCTTGGTCAGCAAAGGTATGGCTGCTAGCAAAGTTGCCATCGAAGGTCGTGGCGAAGCCAACCCGGTTACCGGCACCAAGTGCAACGGCGTGAAAGCTAAAGCTCAGCTGATCTCCTGCCTGGCTCCGGACCGTCGCGTAGAAGTTCGCGTATCTGGCGTACAAGAAGTTCAGAAGTAA
- a CDS encoding helix-turn-helix domain-containing protein codes for MNSNIVTVGKKIRQIREAVGLSRPKFADLLGVPPTTLKNYELGYREVGGAFLVALAHHPELHKFTLWLLADKKVAEIGQIGPDDLAKA; via the coding sequence ATGAATTCAAATATCGTCACTGTTGGCAAGAAGATCCGTCAGATCCGTGAAGCGGTTGGTTTGAGCCGTCCGAAGTTTGCTGATTTGCTGGGTGTTCCCCCCACAACCCTGAAGAACTACGAACTGGGTTATCGTGAAGTCGGTGGTGCCTTCCTGGTTGCCCTGGCTCATCACCCGGAACTGCACAAGTTCACTCTCTGGCTGCTGGCTGACAAAAAAGTCGCCGAAATCGGCCAGATTGGTCCGGACGATCTCGCCAAGGCGTAA
- a CDS encoding sodium-dependent transporter, whose protein sequence is MSQTTPKARDGFTSKFGVLAATLGSAVGLGNIWKFPYLTGENGGAGFLLVYVIATLLVGLPVMISEIMLGRKSKTDAVTTLNKLAPKGQPWWLIAVMGVLAAFLIMSFYSEVAAWVFAYIFKAVDGSILSTDPKVTGDAFNALISNPLQSLLWQWLVLALMGGILLMGVSKGIEAVTKKLMPVLFILLLVIGVRSLTLPGASQGLSFLFSPDFSKITGAVVLTAMGLAFFKLSIGMGCMMTYGSYFRDDQNIPVTAFRVMCADLFVSMLAGIAIFPAVFAFGFEPTAGPSLLFITIPAVFASIPFGHLFMVLFFVLSAIAATGAMLSILEVPVSVLSERFKMSRPKATLINLLVLGAVGSTCALSNSAMADVHIAGKTFFDLFDYLSSNILMPLGGIFLCLFVGWVWGEEKLRDALTNGGELELPILKPLFFIIRYVSPLLILIVMLKGLGLF, encoded by the coding sequence ATGAGTCAAACCACCCCCAAGGCCAGAGACGGCTTTACCAGCAAATTCGGCGTACTCGCCGCCACCCTAGGTTCTGCCGTCGGTCTTGGCAACATCTGGAAATTTCCCTATCTGACGGGTGAGAACGGCGGTGCCGGCTTTCTGCTTGTCTATGTGATCGCAACCCTTCTGGTCGGCCTGCCGGTGATGATCTCCGAGATCATGCTGGGCCGCAAAAGCAAAACCGATGCGGTAACCACCCTGAACAAGCTGGCGCCCAAAGGGCAACCCTGGTGGCTGATCGCCGTCATGGGCGTGCTGGCCGCTTTCCTTATCATGTCCTTCTACTCGGAAGTGGCTGCCTGGGTTTTCGCCTACATCTTCAAGGCGGTTGATGGCTCCATCCTCTCGACCGATCCCAAGGTCACCGGCGATGCCTTCAACGCGCTGATCAGCAATCCGTTGCAGAGTCTGCTGTGGCAGTGGCTGGTGCTGGCCCTGATGGGGGGCATCCTGCTGATGGGGGTCTCCAAGGGGATCGAAGCGGTCACCAAGAAGCTGATGCCGGTGCTCTTCATTCTGCTGCTGGTGATTGGCGTGCGCAGCCTGACCCTGCCGGGGGCAAGTCAGGGGCTCTCCTTCCTCTTCTCGCCCGATTTTTCCAAGATCACCGGTGCCGTGGTGCTCACCGCCATGGGGCTCGCCTTCTTCAAGCTCTCCATAGGGATGGGCTGCATGATGACTTACGGCAGCTACTTCCGTGATGATCAGAATATCCCGGTCACCGCGTTCCGGGTGATGTGTGCCGATCTGTTCGTCTCCATGCTGGCCGGTATCGCCATTTTCCCGGCAGTGTTCGCCTTCGGTTTCGAACCGACCGCCGGCCCGTCGCTGCTGTTCATCACCATTCCGGCGGTCTTTGCCAGCATCCCGTTTGGCCACCTCTTTATGGTGCTCTTCTTCGTGCTGTCGGCCATCGCTGCCACCGGCGCCATGCTCTCCATTCTGGAGGTGCCGGTATCCGTGCTCTCCGAGCGCTTCAAGATGAGCCGCCCCAAAGCGACCCTGATCAACCTGCTGGTGCTGGGCGCCGTCGGCTCCACCTGTGCGCTCTCCAACAGCGCCATGGCGGATGTGCATATTGCCGGCAAGACCTTCTTCGATCTGTTCGACTACCTCTCCTCCAACATCCTGATGCCGCTGGGCGGTATTTTCCTCTGCCTGTTTGTGGGCTGGGTATGGGGCGAGGAGAAGCTGCGCGATGCCCTGACCAATGGTGGCGAGCTGGAGCTGCCGATCCTCAAGCCGCTCTTCTTCATCATCCGTTACGTATCGCCGCTGCTGATCCTGATCGTGATGCTCAAGGGGTTGGGACTCTTCTAA
- a CDS encoding sensor domain-containing diguanylate cyclase produces MPNVSDRRFLSRLTWLLFASVILLVGLTLRQSLKQIEDLYLSDTANSAIRLRDQFKQTEIFLEAMRGQAEERLRSDPQSVLTRQLYRHLEQLPEGLALDRPPADLPAGLVGNLTGLGPLPPRGSEREARIHLALSLSPLLSTASQRLGKEIAWVYFTGADNFVYLYPWRPSSQYRFTNAIYEKSYWQDAQATPNPGRTTILSRPYEDFAGLGTMITMSQPLYKGSTLVGVISMDVLLSRLHQQLQALTPKLGGYLLINQYDQVLACSNSDPHPQQHLAPDDQYRWNQGGFQLTQALSDTPLRLVHRIPLFELLVALICQSAPTLLAIAFMLLAALSSLRSRRLNLQLNYLSCHDALTGAFNRHYLTQQEQSGQLAKQMPVGVILFDADHFKRVNDRFGHGVGDIVLTRLVQICQEQIGPSDCLIRWGGEEFLLLVARCDDARLAALAEQIRSAVEHYDWRSIVPELAVTISLGYHPHADSIPLHEAIRRADVALYQAKGNGRNRSERWQGDEAQLTE; encoded by the coding sequence ATGCCAAATGTGTCTGACCGACGTTTCCTCTCACGCCTGACCTGGCTGCTGTTTGCCTCCGTCATCCTGCTGGTTGGTCTGACCCTGCGGCAAAGTCTGAAACAGATAGAGGATCTCTATCTTAGCGATACGGCCAACAGCGCCATTCGCCTGCGCGATCAGTTCAAGCAGACCGAGATCTTTCTCGAGGCGATGCGCGGTCAGGCCGAAGAGCGGCTGCGCAGCGATCCCCAGTCGGTACTGACCCGCCAACTCTATCGCCATCTCGAACAGCTGCCGGAGGGACTGGCACTCGATCGCCCGCCAGCCGACCTGCCTGCGGGGCTGGTCGGCAACCTCACCGGGCTGGGGCCCCTGCCCCCCCGTGGCAGCGAGCGGGAGGCTCGCATTCATCTGGCCCTGAGTCTCTCGCCCCTGCTCTCCACCGCCAGCCAGCGCCTCGGCAAGGAGATCGCCTGGGTCTACTTCACCGGTGCAGACAACTTTGTCTACCTCTACCCCTGGCGCCCCTCCAGCCAGTACCGTTTTACCAATGCCATCTATGAGAAGTCCTACTGGCAGGATGCGCAGGCGACCCCCAATCCGGGCCGCACCACCATTCTCTCGCGCCCCTATGAGGACTTTGCCGGGCTGGGCACCATGATCACCATGTCGCAACCCCTCTATAAAGGCTCGACACTGGTGGGGGTCATCAGCATGGATGTGCTGCTCTCGCGCCTGCACCAGCAGTTGCAGGCGCTCACCCCAAAGCTCGGAGGTTACCTGCTCATCAATCAGTACGATCAGGTGCTGGCCTGCAGCAACTCGGATCCCCATCCCCAACAACATCTGGCACCGGACGATCAGTACCGCTGGAATCAGGGGGGCTTTCAACTCACCCAGGCGCTGAGCGATACACCGCTGCGGCTGGTGCATCGCATCCCCCTGTTTGAGCTGCTCGTTGCGCTGATCTGCCAGTCGGCACCAACCCTGCTCGCCATCGCCTTCATGTTGCTGGCGGCCCTTTCCAGCCTGAGATCTCGCCGTCTCAACCTGCAGCTCAACTACCTCTCCTGCCACGATGCGCTCACCGGCGCCTTCAATCGGCACTATCTGACCCAGCAGGAGCAGAGTGGCCAGCTGGCAAAACAGATGCCTGTCGGGGTGATCCTGTTCGATGCGGATCACTTCAAACGGGTCAACGACCGCTTCGGCCACGGAGTGGGTGATATCGTGCTGACCCGGCTGGTGCAGATCTGTCAGGAGCAGATAGGCCCATCGGATTGCCTGATCCGCTGGGGGGGCGAGGAGTTTTTGCTGCTGGTCGCCCGCTGTGACGACGCTCGTCTCGCCGCGCTGGCCGAGCAGATCCGCAGCGCGGTAGAGCATTATGACTGGCGCAGCATAGTGCCCGAGCTGGCCGTCACCATCAGTCTCGGTTACCACCCTCACGCAGATTCCATCCCGCTGCACGAGGCGATCCGCCGCGCCGATGTCGCCCTCTATCAGGCCAAAGGCAATGGCCGCAACCGCTCGGAAAGATGGCAGGGTGACGAGGCCCAGCTCACAGAGTAA